The nucleotide sequence TTCACTACAAAACTACGCATGTGTCCGATTGAACGGCGTTTTACTTCCTGCGTATAGCCGTAAAAACGGAGGATAGCCAAACGCTAACACATTCTACTGAATACGTCATAATAGATAATATAATCGATAAGAGCGTTCCACAACGTCTCGGACCAATTATGTTTCGTAAGAGTCCAATGTGGCCAAATAGATGTTCGATACAACCACGGTAAATcgagatctatttttttgtgtggAGCAAATCATAACCTTAAAAGCTATCTACAATGATGGaacgatattaataatttatacatatacttggaaaatttgggggggggggcgcgccgggtccgccccccccccctggatccgccTATGTTATGTACAGTATGAAAATATTGCGGTTAGTTATAAAGTAGATGCAGTGTAGACACCCATTTCAATCGTAGCAAAATCATGATGTACACATTCTACCTTTCTTTACATTTagacttaaagtgacactcttattcaaaatcaatgcatacacatgcataacaaacatcaattttgactgataaatatttaactactaactaaataatgcatttacggaaaaaacatacttataacaaaattgtaaccatgtatttaatagcagaaagagcaaaaataataaatgattggtgaaaagatttactgtggtctactatagtcccatacggtagaaataccgtgtgttatactcatttctttcatattaaactcggtatccttcaaaagaaccattacaatattattaattgtagtaaatcttatcatggagtaagattgcatctttaTACAGTTTGtgttattgataataaatagtGTTATACCATAGTTAGGATATAACTAATGCATTTAGAGAGTCTCTTTTTAGTTATTACTTTCGGACAACATTATTGTACATGTGTTAGAGAAACAATTGCATCTActtatgaatacatattttttatactaatGAGAACAATTTACATCATGAAGATCTACTtcatacattataaaaaaactgtttgcCTTTTATGcagattaaaacaaactttttttattattcgtaTTCTTTTTCCAGTATAAACGTATGGATGTCTGTAAAATATGGCTTGGTTTGACTTTGATTTGATTGTAGAtcatatatctttaaaataaggactgttgtgttcatttttatcTCATGAATATTATGTCGTTAAAAACAGTTGAAGCCATTTAGTTTTAACGAACTGTTGATTATTGTTAGGTGTCTGCAGATTTAACtgttttgcatttgtttttattaaatgagcCTGTGTAGACTTCTCATATACTAGTTGTTGagaaaaaaaacgaatttttGAAATCTAGCTAACGTGTTGGATGTTAGTAAAACCACTTTCTACAAATATTAAGTAGAACTATAAAGAATAACGCCACGAATGCTTTGTGGTTATTTCACATAATTGCAGAGTTTAACGAGCTCGTAGTTATTAATCGAGTGTAATAGTTTTATGTACTTTAGCCTTACAACCATAACAACTCAATTTACTATATAACTTTGCCATATATTAGCCTTCAATATCAACGTGGCAccaacaaatacaaaaaactTTTATCACGTGGATTTATATTTCTAGAGTTTCTTCCGTTTTCAATTCAATATGAATTAACAGACAATCGCAACCTATAAAAGTAATAGCGGTAATCGAGTTTTatcgttttatgtatttcttgaaTAACATATTCAagtcgaggggtgaatgcgaaaaggttctatttTCTTCTATTTGTTATGTCTTTTAGAACCTTTTTGCATTCACCCCTCTAAGTGTTCTCTATCCTGGAATGCAATTATGTTCAAACTCAGACATTTGACTTAATAGTTCATGCCTTTCCTGTTGTACCTAAAACTCAGCTTTTGCATTTCTGAACAAATGCATTCATgcttacatattttacattatcacatatacatgtattttcagtTGCTGCGTTTTACACAGAAACATGTTAATTTAAGATATTACGATATTTACTTATGAGTCACGACGAACAAAGAAAACGTTAAGTCACATTAACTTAACGAAGactcaaacattgaaatatgcaAAGAAGTTCATCgtttcataaaaacatctaaTCGTTTCTGCTCCAATATTATCTTATTAAGGGCAGGCTACAATCCAAAAATGGGTGGGGAAGGTTGAAAACTGAAACgtttaaaaagttcatgttttatttagttttgagaaaCGATCTTTTTggggagtgaaacatatattcgTGGTGACATTTTTTGGGGTAGTAaggatttaaacaaattttgcaaaagaagattttgttaaattttggataaaaaagcattcacattatttcggaaaagtctgtcgacattattactttgtttttatgtcaaaatgccccagaacACCTATTCAAAAATGTCTTGAgagttcttgatgatatattgtcaaataagaaagttattaagaaaaataatgaaaaatagtggatgcaatttatttccgggttacaaaaatgcatatatatttttttttaaatagctgcaatcaacacaaagctCCAAGACATTGTTCACTGGACAATTTCGATAAATTTtcatcataaacatattttgtttgtattaagatatttccgtaaatgctttttgattggaaatgtgataaaatattctttcgtaaaaaaAGCTCAACTCCTAATTGCAGCTTttcatgttgcaacggatatgtgaatcatgcttgttaaatattgaacctcaaaactaaatagaacattttaatttttggtcCTTCAATCAACTTTTGCATCGCTGACGGCCCTTAACGTTGTGTTATGGATTTCCAGGAGCTGAGCGACCATACTTTCACTCTCCTTTCCTTTTTCTCTGTTCGTTCTCACCTTCCGTTTAACATATCACAACCGATCATATATTGCCCATTCACGTTGTCCGACAGACTGTTAAGCCGAGACGTGGTGAAGTGGTATGTTGTGAAACTTTACAACGAACGAGCAACTAGACGCCTTTCAACACTGCGCGGCGCCTCGCCAGTATACGAGCGGTATACCCCCGTCTTTTGTGACAAATCATTCGTGCTCACCAAAGCTCAACATCGTGCCAATTATGTTtcaattgaaatgtttgatacatGTTAGTGTAAGTTATTTCGCAAATACGGTCCTGGATCATATTCATAAATTCAGCTTCTTTCGACGGCAACATTGTAAAAAAAGGCCAGAATTCAAATTTCTAATAACTATAAGTCTTAGAGAGACATTTCCTGGATACGACGTTTGCACCGGTGTGAGCAGTATTGTTGCATCTTATTACATGCCATTAATCGTGTGTGTAAATTCATAATAAATTCTTCAATCTGCAGTTTATGTGACTGGCTTaaataacattacatattttacattatcatGTAATGCCAAGCTTCATTAGTAACATTCCTGATCACGCAGTTTGGTAATTAAATTCTTTGAAGGACATTTCAGCAAATCTAGGACCAAATAGCGTATTGGTCAAATAATATTggcaatttataaataaagcaacATTCGTGCAACACATGTTTGTAAGCATATGCACATGAATTGTGTACATCTAAAATATTAGCGTTCTTTCGGCAACTTCCAtaactggggaatttgtggccacctaccttttcatttaaaaccCCATTTATAAAGactaatatgtttttttatatgtacacatttcatgggtttttgtttgtttttatcattaaagtcaaagatttgaacataataatgtatCAAAATTAATACGTTTCTTTTGCGGATCTTTCAAGGCTCAGTACCTTTaagcaattttttatttttagtccaAATATCACCCAAATACCTAAATCAATTCACAATCTCAACTCCTTTTTACACATATTATGTTTCAAAATCTGTCATGTTTTTACTCTTTTAAATAGTGAATTCTCCtatagaatgtgttgataaaaaccATTTGTCAACATTCCGAATAAAAATAACTCGAGAGCAAAAAGTACTTGTATAAATTCTCGAAAACGTTCAGTTGCATATTTGGGCTGTTGAATACATTTTCTGAACAGTGGCCATTTTTTTACCAACATATTCTATGAAAGAtatgctttaaaacaaaaataaaagttgacattgaaattgaGAAATGACTggagtatttttttgaaattgtccTTTCCAATAACTCATTCATCTGCCCTTTGAGTACACCTCAACCAGGAGATTTAGTCCCCGGAAATAGAAATATTTGGGTGtagctaatgtttttttttataattctttgTTTCTGAAATCTGAATTGGggtttcaataattatgttagaAAAATGGGCTACAACCAAACAAGCAAAAATTCAAGCATTACATTCGGAATATGTGCTAACTTTTCTCCTTCTGGCGACTAAGAGTATTTCAGTTCTCCTAGGGACTAGGAGTATTTCAGGGACAGATGAATGAGTTATCCGATAGAACAGTGACAATTGCTGCCTATTTATTAAAATGGGCATTTTGGCTGATACCATGTCGCAGTTTCACAAATTTCACTCATGTGAGTTCACCGAATTTCACGAAACAAAGAATAATACAAGAAATATTGGCTTCACCCAAACAAGCCAAAATCGAAGCATGGCATTTGTAATATGACTTTTCTACCATCGGGGTGTATATCAGGGGCAGATAAAAGagttatcggaaaggacaatTTGGGCTAGGAGACACATACAACCTAACTTTGGTATAATTCTTATGGGAAAGTCTTACTGATCACAAATATGTAGAAATCTgactggaaaaaaataatattgatatgattttgcagtctgaaattataaattattttgccTGTATTTTAGTCTTTTATTTCAACTGATTTCAACGGTACagattatatttcatttcattaaaccctttcaaatgatgcCAAACCAGTATTAGATCACCAGACATCCCTTATTCACATACTGTTACATCGGGTACCTCAAAGATATTATATTCTTAgtcacaaataagatttaccacaatgaatacaattgtttttatttaccaaaaaggatgaatacatttCGAAAAGTATGGcccttatgaaggataccgagtttattttGACATCAAGTTGCAAAAAACACGGTATGCCTTCCTGATGAGACGATATTATATCACAGTAAGTCTTTTAGCacccaccaatcatttaatattattgcgtgttcagctttaaaatacccgtgttacaatcgtgttattaGTAATAttagtaataaatatataaaattaatgcattatttagtaagtagttaaaaggtttatcactcaaaaattatgcTTGTCAGTAATGTGTAtatactgattttgaataagagtgtcactttaagtcttgttcaattatattttgtgttcagATATTCCTCATTCAGGATCTATtgtatttaaactataaatacGTGTATTAAGttgaaaacacacaaacaaacagacgtttttaataatatattgcaTGCATAATATTGTGTACATTGTTTTACACTTTGTTTTTAAAGGGGACTATTGGTTTAATATAAACCATAACAATAGTTCCCCACGACTAACATACATGATAAGTAAAGTGGCTACCGATCCATCTTagatataataattgtttcatttattacacGTTCTAAAATTGTGTTGATGTACTACGAAATGGAAAATACCCCTTTATATTAAAAAGTCTCCCGtaattttaaagtcaaattgTTTAAACCATTTCCAGAAATAGCTCGTGCACTTTGCGAAGTTTTCAACGTGAAATCGTTAAGTCGTTGGGCATAAAACAGTGGGCGCTTTCTCCACTCTCCGCCGCCGGAAATCGGTGACACTGGAGCTTGTTCGGCCACGGGAGTCCACCGTACAGTAGTGCAAAGCTGTCTGCGCATGAGCCCTCGACTTCTTCACAGAACTCTCTGCATGGCGTGGTGAACGGATTCTCGTTATGGACACAGAACGGGTTGAATGTGCCACAAAGGAAGAGACGAAGATTCGCGTGACAAGAGGTCGCAATTAAGGGATTGTAGTAGTTTAATTCCACTTGAATTTCCGAGATATTCCTCTGCAGATATCTGTTTGGCAGCGAGCCGAGAACATAGTGAAGATCTTGGCACTGATCCAAGGTAATTGGCGAACAGTACATATGCATCTGGTTTTGATTTCGACGTACTCGTGGTTCACGCCACGGCCCAAAACAGTTGGC is from Mya arenaria isolate MELC-2E11 chromosome 9, ASM2691426v1 and encodes:
- the LOC128245619 gene encoding frizzled-2-like; the encoded protein is MAGLIAFGVRNICLTFLVSFMLRANAQTVTGNGVQNIIVPMCQNFLHYNQTTLPNDAGHASQVEVYRHIEHFWPYMDYGCSVNFRQFVCSLYLPRYDVQDGAVTGPCKEMCNHAKRKCKKVMKDARFRWPQEWRCNRLTSIRRNRDANCFGPWREPRVRRNQNQMHMYCSPITLDQCQDLHYVLGSLPNRYLQRNISEIQVELNYYNPLIATSCHANLRLFLCGTFNPFCVHNENPFTTPCREFCEEVEGSCADSFALLYGGLPWPNKLQCHRFPAAESGESAHCFMPNDLTISR